In the Haloferula helveola genome, one interval contains:
- a CDS encoding FHA domain-containing protein, which translates to MPRVTITIPDKNAQPYRFALDRKSVTLGRGSENDIVIDCSSISVHHAVMERIEGGYQLRDLGSTNGTKYKGKARDIIELTDGISAKIGDVAFDFSLTADEQLELAKERPDGESPIIREEPEETDEPKRKKAAAPARKPPAPVTPPSPAASFFMTILFFVLAAGAFFIGLSIRYSKENPGRSMVADIKNGVPPQEAPAEPAEDAPTPAE; encoded by the coding sequence ATGCCACGCGTCACCATCACCATTCCCGACAAGAACGCTCAGCCCTACCGCTTCGCACTGGACCGGAAGAGCGTGACCCTAGGCCGGGGTAGCGAGAACGACATCGTCATCGACTGCAGCTCGATCTCGGTGCACCACGCCGTGATGGAGCGGATCGAGGGCGGCTACCAGCTCCGTGACCTCGGCTCGACCAACGGCACCAAGTACAAGGGCAAGGCCCGCGATATCATCGAGCTCACCGACGGCATTTCCGCCAAGATCGGGGACGTTGCCTTCGATTTCAGCCTGACCGCCGACGAGCAGCTCGAACTCGCCAAAGAGCGCCCCGACGGTGAGTCGCCGATCATCCGGGAAGAGCCGGAGGAAACCGACGAGCCGAAGCGCAAGAAGGCCGCGGCACCCGCCCGTAAGCCGCCGGCTCCGGTTACTCCGCCGAGTCCTGCCGCCAGCTTCTTCATGACCATCCTCTTCTTCGTGCTGGCAGCCGGAGCGTTCTTCATCGGTCTGTCGATCCGATACAGCAAGGAGAACCCGGGACGGTCGATGGTCGCCGACATCAAGAACGGCGTGCCACCTCAGGAAGCACCCGCGGAACCCGCCGAGGACGCACCGACACCGGCCGAATAG